In Episyrphus balteatus chromosome 4, idEpiBalt1.1, whole genome shotgun sequence, the sequence ATGCTAATAAAATACTAGTTATTTTACTAActccaaaggaacagggctaatagCCGCGTTCGTTTGGAGTAGATAATTAGTAGATCTAGGACTACAGTCTATAAATGATCTTCTGCTCGAGTAGATAGGAATTTGTGTAGTtagttgtactagatttctacttaTGAGTAGTCTACCAACTTCAAATGAACGCAGCCAATAATAGCCCCATTCCTTTGAAGGTTATagagtttactcatgagtataTGATagctcgtgagtagaaatctagtacaacaactacacgtCTAATAGAAGAGCATGCGTTAATTGTAGTACTAgttctactcatgagtaaactacagCCTGAAAGGGAACGAAGCTGATGTAGTACATTAACTATTAGAACTACTCACTAATGCTCTGCTCTTTTGTCCGAGTAGATACGAATTGCATTGATTTTGTTGAAAGtacgttccattgaaaatcacATTGCATAAAACATTGCTAATTGAAACATACGATCAATGTAAATCCACTATTATAAGTCGTTATCTGTAAATGTTAACGTaggcttttaaaaatgtaattaactGATGCAATCAACATTTCCACGATCATTATCAATCGAAAAAGTAGCTTCAGGATTAACTGCCTCCTCCTTTTTGTTAAATCTATATTATATCACATAGGTACTCCCTATCTTTAACTTCCATCCAACCAATCAGAGTTATTTTAAACCTCCCataagagttaaaaaaaatgtaggtatgtacCTAAAACTTTCCATTTTATTGAAGCAGAACACATAataaaacgaatacaaaaaacaaacatttttaagggCTTTCAATGTCAACAACAATAAATGCCGGTAACCGGTCAGTCCATTGAACTTGATACACTTACCAAGTAGCATTAAAATGcgtgcaaaaataaatatgaaaaataaactcATTCATATCATAAGCTGCATAAATTTAATTCGTCAGgtgtaactaaaaaaaaaaactcttggattataacaaaaattgtggaatgcaaaagaatttatcacaaaacaacaacaagccggttttaaatcgaaaaaacccGCGCGCCTTCTCAACGGTTTGCGTATGATATATAACTTTCAAACGGATCTATTATAACCCATATGGGCGCCTCTGTGCTCTCATATATCTTGGATAAACCCATCTCTCTAAttctattgtttgtttttattttattaatttatttcatttcattttttgtttttattttgtgtgcttaATAAATTCAAAGGTATTTAGACTGGTTCCTCTTTAAGATACTTTTATTAACACAACACCTACACGTATAATATTCTTCTCTAAAAGATCTTCTAAGATCTTCCACACAGAATCTTGCTTTCGTCATTTTGACAGTTAAAATAGTCTCAAATCATCTCAAAGCACCTTTTCGTAGGAAGCACAAGTCAAAATGGTATGAAAAcgacacaaaaaaagaaatacaacaaaaaaaataatacacagacaaaaaaaacaacgtaTCGAAGAAGAATTTGTTGTTttggtgattttcttatttatattGAGCCCGCCTTAGCAAAGTATCTTCAGTCTGAATCAAGACCTCAAAGTGATCACAACTCCTAAGAATCTTTAAAGAAAGCTTATACAAAAAGACACTAtctaaagtttataaaaaaagcttagaatacaaaaagataaaaaaacaaacaagtgctttaaaaaaaaaattaaaaaaaaacttttaagtgatttaaatctgcaatacaaaaaacaaacaaacaaacaaagctAAAAATGTCGTGCTTAAAAGTTAGTGCAGTCCTCAGTGCTCTCATCATCGTTTTTGCAATCAGTTATACAAACGCTGCTGTTTTCTCTCAACCCGCTTACTTCCATCCTGGTTAGTATAcatactttgtttttattttatacaaaattaacgGTTCAATTTATTGACATAATGACGTTAGCTGTCACTTTTGAGTCAGCGaatcttattttttattgtggGCAGGGCTTTAAACTGCTAAAACTTGTATTATTCAACAAGACATAATCCATCGTAAGCCAACAGTAAAGTAAATTCCAATGCATGATTGTTTTGTCAATATTTATATGCACACGTAATAACCCGGCTTAAATTATCATGCTTACGTTTATTTAGTCATGATTATTTTTATAGCTGCTTGCACACTCATTGTGGTGTCGACCTAATTATAAACCAATCAATCAATATGAACACGTTCAGTGAGAGTtaaatcataaaattaaaatttaattttttttattaaaattggtttTGTCATTGGTTTACTACCATGACATtgtattttaaagtttaaattaataaatggcAATTTAACAAAAGTAGTGAAGTTTTGTCattaaaatgacatttgttaAATATCAATTTACAAACACGCCAAAATTGACATTTGAGATAATCACTAATTTTCAAATGTCATTTAGAAATCTTAATGGTTTAACTTTTTTGGGGTAAATCAATTTTACTCAacgtaaacaaacaacaacatttttgtGGTTCCGTTTCACTATCAggttatttgaataaaataatcatttttatttagataAACACATATTTCTTAAGAATCACGCCCAATATGTTAAGTTCAAATTAAAtcagaaaatattacaaaaacaacaaaacgaaGAATTATGTTAAATGTCATTTCAAACTGCGTCAGATATCACATATTCTGTCaaaaaaaagctgtttatgtcaGACATTCTTGCCATAATTATTTCAAAGCTTGTATTTCCAGttaggatttttgtttttttggacaTTAAATTCCGgccttttttttgcaaaatttagttATTTAGTATATTTTGCTGACGTCAATTGAACcgattaaacaaaatatttattcaaaaaattaaaataatagcaATTTTACTaatgaacattttattatttttttacttttagtaTATCCTGGTAGATGTTATGACAAAATTACCCATACATTAATGTTGCCCAACAAAGAATACAAACCAAAAGGAATTTGTGCAGCATTAACATGTGATATTGAACAAATGACAATCAATATTGAAACATGTCCCTATATGGATATGCCAGAATGTGAAGAACTCAAAACCGATCCATCATGGGGATTCCCCAAGTGTTGTCCTCAATATGTTTGTAAAGATTTTAAAACTGGTGAAGATGTCATATTTTCGGCATAATTTTGACAGTGACATTacaaagaacaaaacaaaaaacgtgaTTGTAGACAGTAGGATGATGTACCAAACGCTTCATAATCTCATTGAATTGGCATATGGCCAATTCTGAACTCATTAgatgttaaaattatttatttaaaaaaaaagaaaacacaaaatattcaaacatttattttaaagaaaaaaaaaaaacaaaaaatccaaatacTATTATGAATAGTTAACTTTAAAATCGTTCAATGTTTGAatgtattattttataattattataaaaaaaaagtatttattataaaattaagagACAAAAATTATGTAAGTGTTAAAATTACTATAAGGCAATGAATTTCTTTGTTGATggaatttgtcaaaaattaacTAAGTTATGCGATATTTGCAGGCTGTACCAAATTATTGTTTGTAATTTAgtatataagaaaatttaagaaaaaaaaaaaaacaaaacaaaatcaaaaaaataatcgtaatgaaaaatcattacaaaaataaaataatttattaaacaaaaaatttaaatcattggctttttactttttttttaaactactacAATTTTGTAGGTTGAAATGCTAAAAGAATATTGAAGATGATTGTGTTCATCCAGTACAATGAACTTTTCTTGTTTATTATTGGATTGTTTACAAAAGTGACCTTCAGGTCGTAAACATAAACAAGATTTATTTGCATAATCAACAATTATTTGCATATATACAATGtctatttaaaacattttcaatacaaaaacccGTATTCATAGACGTTCAAAAAAATGTCTGGTTACATGgcagaaaacaaaacaatacaaatgAAACAGACAACCTTGGAAATTCTTTTTcctaagataattttttaatttattgacttATTTACACGGCTAACTATTTCTGGATTTACACGTGTTAATCTagtttaaaacattaaaatatcaCCTTCAAGATTAGTCGATTAGTATGCTCTTCTGATTTGGATcaaacataataaataaaacagattcaAAATGCCGGCAGTATTGTctataaaacttttttggtctcagtgtttgtttatttagtcGCTGACAACTTTTTCAAAAGTCAAACCCATTAAATCGATCGATGAAATTAAAGAAATGcaactcacgttgggcgccagttatgGCAATTTTGCAAGCGAGAGAATATAAGAATGaacaattaatttgtttttgtttactttcgATCTAATCCATATTCAACCAATAAACCAAATGATAAAAATCgaagcaaaaataaaactaaacagGCGGGTGTTTGCGTCATGACTTTAATAAAAACGATGATTGACAACTCTAATCGAGTAGGTGTGTTCAGTTTAGAAATGTAAGCAACACACAACACCTAAAATGATGCCACTCGTACCTTGTGGGTATCGTTTTGGTTTCAGATTGGTGGAAAATTTTACTTATCAAAGTCAATCAATCAAGTAAATTcataattattaataaatgaCATTATCATACAGGGGCGTATTAACTCGAAATCGAATAGAGTTTGTTTGCGGTATGTTAGAGGCAATGAAATTGAAGTCCAacataataaaaagaatttttttttttttaccttctggATTATCAAGTTTTAATGCACAAATGTCAGAAAAAAAGAGCAATCCATAAAAAtgtaaactatttttatttttagtacatttttagaacggtttttgtttattgtttatatTAGCCCTATTCCATTGGAGGTTgaagtttactcatgagtagatctaatACTATACCTATACAATTAAAACATATGACCTTTCTGTTTGAGTAGATATAGAATGTGTGGTTGGTAGTagtagatttctactcatgagtagacaacgatgaaaaaagatgaaaacttTGACTACAGAcaaaatttttggaaagaagGTAGAAGGTCACACAATgcaaattgatttttcttttatgttCAAGGTAGTTTATATTGGTTTCATCAATAGGCCTGTTCCATTGGACGTGGCATTTTACTCTtgactcgtgagtagaaatctagtacaacaattacacattcctatctcctcgagtagaagatcatgtgttaattgtaGTAGGTACtatagatctactcatgagtaaactaccacttCTCATGGAACGGAGCTAATAGCATTTTAACGTTGTTGAATTCATATCTTATACGTTAATATTCATGTCAGTGTCAACCAACTATCAAAATagttaaagacaaaaaaattatttttttttacgtgtACGAACGTCACACAAAAAAATCCCCAGACATTTATGTGTATATAAAATACCAAACTGTGGGAAAAACATTACTTTTTCCAAATATAGCTTTAAACAAACAACTTAACAAAATCTGCATGCACCTCATCATGATCTTCGTTAAGCAAATGACAAAAGCTTTAAGTATTTAAGCTTCCAAGATGTATAAACTCGTTTTAATGAGGGCTTTCAACCTCCCCAGCTCAATTGAAATTACATCACTTAAAATTTAAACcacgtatttattttttattttgcagaaaattATCAGTATACCCTCCATGGACTCTTGGTCTTGACTCATCATAAACACTTTCAGATATATTTTTCCAAACAAGTACCACTGCAATCatcttttaacataaaaaagaaCCTATAGGCAAATAGTAAGTAGTAGTTTGAGAAATTGCCCCTACTTCCGTTGTATCGGCACACTGTTATTTATGCCAACGGACGACAAAAACAACTTTAAGGTCATACCACATTTAAATAATTGTCAGTTTtattacaggtttttttttctttttttgaacgtaaaagaataaaaatataatttatgaaCCGATTTATTGATGGATTATTGTATATCATAAAAAGATGGTTTAAGCTCAAGCTTACATTAACGTCATCGTcacaaagaatacaaaaaaagttacaaataatTGCCTAGAAGTTTACCTTGAATATTGTTTTGTATACGTAAGAAAGAATCGTGGCTTTAAAAATCACGGCATGTGTCGCAGAATTGTTATCAATCAATAGAATCAAATTCTGAAAATAGAaactattaaacattttaaaatatttaattaacttACTCATGAGCGCGCTCATGACGCATGCTTCTACTATATGTCTTCGTTTAAGCCATTATTGgcattttttattcttctgaaaattaaaaattctaatcAAGAGATTAATTTTAAGCAATTAAAAAGGTGTAGTTCGGTAGCATTCTTCTAGTAGAATATACAAGACTAATAAAGATTATCATATaatatgttatttttaaagaaaatgattCATCAACGTCGTGTCTTAAAATGAATCATGTGACTTAGTTTAATCAAAAACtaagattttgaatgaaaaatataagatgctcaaaaagaatttattttcatagaAGAATAATTACAATTATGACccccaaaattattaaaaatcccCTGTCTTCACTTCACATTGTCTATGATTGAAATATCGCTCAAACTTGTTTACATTTCATAttattttcgttgaaattggcACACTTAACGCAGGCCACTTGAACTAAAGTTCTGAATTTTCAGAGGCCCTAATTGTTCAGTAACCAAATGCCACCTAACTTTGTTTGATATCTGA encodes:
- the LOC129919890 gene encoding uncharacterized protein LOC129919890, with the translated sequence MSCLKVSAVLSALIIVFAISYTNAAVFSQPAYFHPVYPGRCYDKITHTLMLPNKEYKPKGICAALTCDIEQMTINIETCPYMDMPECEELKTDPSWGFPKCCPQYVCKDFKTGEDVIFSA